From Microcystis aeruginosa NIES-2549, a single genomic window includes:
- the fni gene encoding type 2 isopentenyl-diphosphate Delta-isomerase, which translates to MSQPNLPSEIENRKSEHLRVCIEEDVEFQQLTNGLEKYRFTHCCLPELDRSDIELGTTFLGKSLKAPILISSMTGGTELAHLVNTRLATVAQRYGLAMGVGSQRIALEQPELAPTFAVRSLAPDILLLANLGAVQLNYGCGLEDCLKLVELLEADALILHLNPLQEWVQSGGDSNFKGLLAKIEQICAQLPVPVIAKEVGNGISAPMAKKLIEAGVAAIDVAGAGGTSWAKVESQRAKDNRQRHLGQVFADWGLPTAECITAIRSMNSTIPLIASGGLKNGLDLAKSIALGADLGGLARPFLVAAIESEAAVDELVKFLIAELEIVLFCTGNPNLSALKNSGALKPC; encoded by the coding sequence ATGTCACAGCCTAATCTTCCCAGTGAAATTGAAAATCGTAAAAGCGAACATCTGCGAGTTTGTATCGAAGAAGATGTAGAGTTTCAACAACTTACAAACGGTTTAGAAAAATATCGCTTTACCCATTGTTGTCTTCCTGAACTTGACCGTAGCGATATTGAACTGGGGACAACCTTTTTGGGGAAATCTCTAAAAGCTCCAATTCTCATCTCTTCCATGACCGGAGGAACGGAATTAGCCCATTTAGTCAATACTCGATTGGCAACGGTCGCTCAACGTTATGGTTTAGCGATGGGGGTGGGTTCTCAACGCATTGCACTCGAACAACCGGAATTAGCGCCGACCTTTGCAGTCCGTTCTCTGGCGCCAGATATTCTCCTGTTAGCGAATTTAGGGGCTGTACAGTTAAATTACGGCTGCGGTTTAGAAGACTGTTTAAAACTGGTGGAATTATTAGAAGCTGATGCCTTAATTTTGCATCTCAATCCTTTACAAGAATGGGTGCAATCGGGAGGCGATTCTAATTTTAAAGGGTTACTCGCTAAAATCGAGCAAATTTGCGCTCAATTGCCCGTCCCCGTCATCGCCAAGGAAGTCGGAAATGGCATCTCTGCGCCGATGGCCAAAAAATTAATTGAAGCCGGAGTTGCCGCAATTGATGTGGCGGGGGCCGGAGGCACGTCCTGGGCCAAAGTCGAAAGCCAAAGAGCCAAAGACAACAGACAAAGGCATCTCGGACAAGTTTTTGCCGATTGGGGTTTACCTACGGCTGAATGTATTACCGCCATTCGGTCCATGAATTCAACCATTCCTTTAATTGCTTCTGGGGGCTTAAAAAATGGCTTAGACCTTGCCAAATCCATCGCTTTAGGAGCCGATTTAGGAGGGTTGGCTCGACCGTTTCTCGTAGCAGCGATTGAATCAGAAGCCGCCGTTGATGAG